GAATCGTTATGTCATCCTTCATCGGCTTAAACCGCTTATGCTCTGAAATAATTGCTTCTCCGACTGTGTTTCCGAATTTAACGTCCTTTGTATGCTCTTCAATAATTTTTTCGAGCAAATCTCCCCGAATTTCAGCATCAGTTGTAGACGGACTTCTTATTTCATATTCGCATTCAACCTGAACGCTATTGCGAATTTCAGGAAGCGTAAACTCTTCCGAATTTCCGTTAACTGCATTGATAAAACCTTCCCCTTCGCCGGAGATATCTATCATTTTGGACTTAAATTGGTATTCTGAATGAAGGGAATAGACATACTTCCAGAAAGGAACAAACTTCAGTTCTGCATCGCTGACAGAACCAAGCTGAGGTCTTGCAATTGAAATAGCTTTATCCTTTCTGATATTAATTGGTGAAGATTTCAGGTTAAGCTCAGAAACCTGTGCCTCCTCTGCCTTAATAGAAGCAACAGGTTGTGTAACCTCCTGGTTTTGTTCACTTGATGTCGAAGTTACAAACATATTATTCTGGAAAGTGTTATCCTCAGCAATAATGTAATTCTCTTCCCTGGGTACAGCAGTTTCTGTTTCCACAAGATCGATTTCTTCACCTTCGAGATCTGCAAGCACTGCTTTTCCAATCTGGTATGCCAGTTCAGTGCGGTCCCAGATCATAATACCTCTTCTTCTTGCATCGGCAACAGTTTCCTGTTCAGCTTCGCCTGTAACAACGAAAAGGCCTACTCCATCGGGAATATGTCTTGAAAAATCATCTATTGAATAACGATCAAGTCCGTTTCCAAACTTAATGTACATCTTGTCTCCGTTTTTCTCAGCTATTAAATCCGCGGTACTTGAATCCATAACGTTGTACCCGGATGAGGTAAATATATCTTTCAATATTTGTGAAAGGTTATTTTTCATGAATTGCCACCTCGTATTATGTTTTTGGCTCAATTAAAGGACTCTGGTTGTGGTTTCAAGTTCAATTCCCTTGTTAGTAATATTATATGATATGGTCTTGCTGGGGGGGATCATGCCACGCATTTTTCTTATGAGAATAGATCTCTCAACTTCACTTCCCCGCTCCTTCATCCTGAATTCAATGACTCCGTCACATATGTCCTTCATGGTATTTTCCACAGTAGTATCATGCATTCCTGAAGTCATCAGAATAAGCTGCACTGCATTTGTTGCTTTCCCCACAGAGGAAATCACTTCAATTGCTTCGACAACATTACTGAGCTCATATGCTCTCAGGAAGAAAGACATTGAGTCAATAACCCCTCTGTATCTTTCTTTCCGCGGTTCATTCACAACGGCCTTAAGTAAATTCATGGAATCGATGTTCTGTTTGATGAAGTCTTTTGCAGAAAGATCGATGGAAAGATGTTTTGGGAGAACATTGTAAAAACGAAGGCTGTATGCGTCGATGAAATCCATCTGGTTGGTGTCAATGTATCCTTCAATATCCCATCCGAAGTTTTTCATATCTTCTACAATTTCATTTATTGGGTGTTCGGAGGAAAAATAGTATACTTCTTCTCCACTGGTGAGACCTCCATAAACAAATTGTTGTGCGAAAACTTCCGAACTGGTGCCGGGTTCTGCCAGAAGTAATATTGTAGTTCCCGGTGGGACGCCCCCTCCCAATTGTACATCAAGACCCGCAACTCCTGTCGGTGTCCTGTAGCTACCTGATCCATCAAAACTATAGTCCATCTGTTCACCTTATGATGATATGTTATGCAATGTAATTCAAAGTTAATACTAGCAAATAGAGGATTGATTACTTTTTATATGAAGCCTCTTACTTTTTATAGTTATAGTATGTCTCAAAGGTGATTACCATGATCGATCTTGATGAACTAAAGTTTGACAACGGCCTGATACCGGCAATTGCACAGGACAGTGAAACAGGTGAAGTCCTCATGTTTGCCTTCATGAACAGGGAATCTCTTGAACTCACCATCGAAACTGGTATAATGCACTACTGGAGCCGCAGCCGACAGAAACTGTGGAAAAAAGGTGAAAGTTCAGGTCATCTTCAGACCGTAAAAGAATTGCTGGTTGACTGTGATATGGATGTCCTTCTTGCGAAAATAGAACAGGAAGGCGGGGCCTGTCACACCGGTTACAGATCATGTTTCTACCGCAACATCGAAGGTGACGTTGTTGGCAAGAAGATCTTTAATCCTGAAGACATTTACTAATTTCTTGAAGCATTGAATTAAATACATTCGCCACTATCCATTTAGCATGGATAATTCCAATGACCTGAGAGTAGTTCCTGACACCAGCGTTGTCATAGATGGGCGTATTTCCGAAAAAATACGTTCAGGAGAGTATGCTGGTGCGAAGATTTTTGTCCCGGAAGCCGTGGTTGCGGAAATTGAAGCACAGGCCAACCGTGGACTTGAAATCGGGTACAAAGGCCTTGAGGAATTGCAAGCAATTCAGGATCTGGCTCGCGAAGGAGAGGTGGATGTTTCTTTTGTTGGAATTCGTCCGGGACCGGATGAGGTTAAGCTGGCAAAGGGTGGCGAAATTGACGCTCTAATTCGTTCCGTAGGCGAGGAACTGGATGCCAAATTCGTCACAGGGGATCGAATTCAGGCTGAAGTTGCCAGAGCACGGGGAATGAATGTTGAATACCTGAAGCCCTCTTTGTTTGAAGTAACTCCACTTAAAATCGAAGATTTCTTCACAGATGATACAATGTCGGTACATCTCAAAAACGGTGTCGTTCCCATGGCAAAAAGGGGCAGTATCGGAAATGTAGAGTTTGTACCTGTCCGTGAAACACCATGTACGTATGGGGAACTGCACTACATTTCAAGAGAACTGTCTGAAAGAGCAAGATCAGACAATGAATCCTTCATTGAATTATCGGCCTCAGGCGCATCAGTTTTGCAGATTCGTGACATGAGGATAGCTATTTCGAGTCCACCATTCTCAGACGATATCGAAATTACAGCAGTTAGACCTGTGGCCTCCGTGAGGCTTGAGGAATACCGCTTAAGCGAACAGCTAAAAGAACGTGTGTTAATGCAGCGTGGTGTCCTGATAGCCGGTCCTCCCGGAGCAGGAAAATCCACATTTGCTGCAGGGCTTGCTAATTATCTCCACGAAAACGGTTATGTTGTCAAAACCATGGAATCTCCCAGGGATCTTCAGGTGCCGACTGAAATTACACAGTATGCTCCGCTGGAAGGTGATATGGCGAATACTGCTGATGTATTGCTTCTGGTAAGACCCGATTACACCATTTATGACGAAGTTCGCAAAACCCATGATTTTGAGATATTCGGAGATATGCGGCTTGCCGGTGTCGGAATGGTTGGCGTAGTTCATGCAAACCGGGCGGTTGATGCGATACAACGTCTGATTGGAAGGGTTGAACTCGGTATTATTCCCCAGGTAGTTGATACTGTCGTTTTTATTGACAAGGGTGAAGTAGCAAAGGTGCAGGTTCTGGAATTTACAGTGAAAGTGCCATCTGGCATGACCGAAGCAGATCTTGCACGTCCTGTGATTGTGATTTCAGACTTCGAGAGTGGAGTGGTTGAATATGAAATCTATACATTTGGAGAGCAGGTAGTTGTAATGCCTGTTTCGGAAGTATCAGGGAAACCCACATGGAAACTTGCTGAAAATGAAATCCGCAGCGTAATGGAACGTTATGTAGACGGTCGCGTGGAAGTTGAGATTATTTCCGATAGCAAGGCAGTTGTCAAAGTTGCTGAGTTCGAGATCCCGCAGGTCATAGGAAAGGGTGGCTCAACCATTGACAAAATTGAAAAGCAGCTGGGAATTGGCATTGACGTGCGTGAGCTAAGTGGGAAACCTGATAAAAAAGGTGAACGAAGTAGATCTTCCTCTTCTGAACTAAGACCCGTGGTCGAGCAAACAAAACGTCACTTGATTCTTGATGTCCCGGAACTGGCTACTCGTGACGTTGAAATTCTTATCGGACAGGATTATCTTTTTACAGCTACAGTAAGCAGGCATGGGGAAGTGAAGATCCGGAAGAACTCACATGTAGCAGCGGATATTCTTGATGCCATTGAAGCAGGAGAAGCTATTGTTGTGAAATCGGTTTGATATTTGATTTCCTTCACCATTATCCTGATATATTCATAAAAACATTTTACAAATCCGGGTGATAATTACAATGAGAATCTCAATTATAGGTTCCGGTTATGTTGGTTCAGTAACAGCAGCATGTTTTGCAGCTCTTGGACACGAAGTGATTTGCATTGATATAGATGAGAAGAAAGTAAGTCAAATCAATGATGGGTATCCTCCTGTATGGGAAGAAGGCCTCGAAGATCTCATGCAGAAACATGTTGGAAAGAACCTGATAGCAACTTCAGACTACGAATACGCTGTCCAGAATACTGATATTTCATTCATTTGTGTCGGCACTCCCTCAGGCAATGATGGCGGGATTGATCTTTCCATTGTAGGCGCTGCCAGTAAGAGTCTGGGTTCTGCAATAGCCTCTAAAAGTGGCTATCATGTTGTAGTTGTCAAAAGCACGGTAGTACCCGGTACCACCGAAGATGTTGTCCTGCCCCTGATTGAAGAGTATTCCGGCCGTATCGCAGGAGAAGGTTTTGGAGTAGCGATGAATCCGGAATTTTTGCGAGAGGGGAGAGCCGTTGATGATTTCATGAATCCTGACAAGATTGTTGTGGGTGCCATCGACGAACGCTCAGGAGCACTTGTTTCCGAGTTATATAGAGACGTTGATTGTGAAATCACTTACACCAATCCAAAAACCGCAGAAATGATCAAGTATACAAATAATTCTCTTCTTGCAACCAAAATTTCTTTTGCAAACGAAATAGGTAATATCTGCAAAAAACTGGGTATAGACACCTACGAAGTGATGAATGCCGTAGGGAAAGATTTCAGGCTAAGTCCTAATTTTCTTAATAGTGGCGCAGGGTTTGGAGGCTCCTGTTTTCCAAAAGATGTTCGGGCACTAATAGGAAAGGCAAAGGAAATGGATTATTATCCCTCCCTTCTTGAATCCGTAATGGAAGTAAATGAACTACAACCTCTCCAGATGGTAGAGTTGTTACAGGAGAAGATTCCTGATCTTTCAGGAAAAACCATCTCTGTTTTAGGGCTTGCTTTCAAAGGCAACACTGATGACATAAGGGAATCACGCTCAATTCCGGTCATAAAGAAACTGCTCGAACTCGGTGCAGAAGTAAAAACATATGATCCGCTTGCATCAGAAAACATGGAGAACGTTTTTGATACAATCACTTACTGTGAAAGCAGTGTTGAATCTCTCAGAGATGCAGATGCTTGTTTAATCATGACTGAGTGGGACGAATTCAGGGATCTGGACGAAGCTTTCTCTTTGATGAAAGGAAATCTTGTCATAGATGGTCGTCATTTGATTGATCCAGAAGCGCTGTCTACGGAAATCGAGTATGTAGGAATTTGCTGGTGACACCACGGTTCGTTAAATTGATGTATTAAAACCATTACTTAATCACCATGAAAAATATCGTGATCATTGACTACGGTCTTGGAAATCTCCGGAGTGTCCAGAAAGGACTTGAGCATGCAGGGGCAACGGTAACTATAACAAAAAATCCTGATGAATTAGAGCATGCAGATGGTCTTGTTCTACCGGGAGTCGGGGCATTCAATGATGCCATGAAAAACATCGTTCCGTTTCTTGAAGGAATAAACAAATTTATTAAATCCGGGAAACCTATGCTCGGGATTTGTCTGGGCCAGCAAATGCTCATGGAGCATTCCGAGGAAGGAGAGAAAGCTGAAGGACTTGGTCTGATTCCGGGCAACGTTGTCAGGTTTCCTCATTCTGAACTGAAGGTTCCACACATGGGCTGGAATGCTCTTTCCATAAAGCAGGAGCACCCTTTTTTCAAAGGGATTAAAGACGGTTCCTTTGTCTATTTTGTACATTCTTATTATGTAGATACGGATCTTTCCCACACACTTGCTTCATGCAACTATGGCCTCGATTTTGCCGCTTCAGTTGTAAATGACAAGGGCAATGTCATGGGAACACAGTTCCACCCCGAGAAAAGTGGTGAAGTGGGACTAAAAATGCTCCGCAATTTTGTCGATATGTGCTGAAAGGGATAACATGGATATTGAAGGATACGCAAAACGGGCCCTTTCAAAGGGCGAGGAAAATATTGAAAAAAGGCTTGCAGATCGAATTCAGGAAATAAAAGGGTCCACTCCTGAATATTCTCTCGCACTTGCAAAGGCAGCAGTTGAGGAAGCAAAAGCAACTCTGAATGTAGAAGGGGATGTCCTAACTTCATCCGTTTCCGGTGTCAGCATGGGACGTTTTGGTGTAGGTTCACGAGGAACAGGTGACTTTTACACCCATGAGAAAATAGCAGAGGTTATAGGCAGCACAAATGCTGTTGTGGACAGCAGCCAGTTGGACGATTCCGGAGCCGTCCAAATTGATGATGACAAGTATCTTGTGATTACCATTGATGGGATGCATTCACGCCTGAGCGATTTCCCTTATCTTTCAGGTTTCCATGTTGCAAGAGCTTCTTTGAGGGATGTCTATGTAATGGGTACCAGACCACTCGCCCTTTTATCTGACATCCATGTTGCAGATGATGGTGATGTGGGTATGATTTTTGACCACATTGCAGGAATAACCACTGTTTCCGAACTTACCGGTATTCCTTTGATTACCGGTAGTACTCTCAGAATAGGCGGGGATATGGTTATCGGTGGTCGTATGACCGGTGGTGTGGGGGCTGTTGGAATTTCATCATCGCTTGCAGCAAGGCAAAACACTGCAGTTGGGGACGTTATTCTAATGACAGAAGGTGCCGGTGGAGGTACGATTTCGACAACGGCACTTTACTATGGTATGCATGATGTGATTGATGAAACCATAAATATCAAATTCCTTGAAGCATGTGAAGCCCTTCTTGAGTCAGGGTTGGAGAAGAAGGTACATGCTATGACTGATGTAACTAACGGAGGGGTTCGTGGGGATGCCAAAGAGATCTCCAGAACTGCTGGTGTCAAACTCATATTTGAAGAGGACAAACTCCGGCCGCTTGTAAATACTCGTGTTCTGGAAATGCTGGAAAAACTCGAAATAGATTACTTGGGTGTTTCACTTGATGCATTGTTGATTATTGCTCCAGCTGATATCGCTCCTGCAATCATGGAATGTATTCGTAATGCGGGTGTAGCCATCGATATAGTTGGTCGTGTGGAAGAAGGTACAGGTGCCGATTTGATAGTTGATGGCGTGACCCGGGACTTTTCACCAAGATTCAGGGAATCTGCTTACACTCCAATCAAGAAGATGATGGGTGAGGAGCAGCCTGATGATTTCGAGACCATGAGAAAAGCAATCGATAAGGCTGCAAATGAGGCAATTGAAAAGAAAAGAAAAGTTGTGGAAAGGCTTAGACACCTTTCCTGATATTTCATTTTGGGTTTTCTTTTAGTTTGACGGTCAAAACGGGTCCGTCTTTTCCGATTATTTCCACTTTTTCTCCGGGATGGATAGTTTCTTCTGATTCGGCTTTCCAGTATTCTCCGTGGTAGCGCACATAACCCCTGTTTTCAGGTGAGATCTCGTCAAGTGCTTCTGCACGTTCGCCCACCATATCTTCTCCTACTATGGGTTTTCTCTTTCTCACCTGTATGACCTTATACAGGGCAAAAGCAAAGAATATCGCTACAATTGCTGTGGGAACCAGTACATAATATATCATTGTCATTTGTGCCTCCGCTGGACCATACCAGCGCGGGAAATCATTCGGAACAAGGAAGACGCTGCCGGCAACCAAGCATATTATTCCGGCTATACCGAATATGCCAAAGCCTGACGCCTGCAATTCCAATATCAACAACACAATTCCAATTCCAATGAGGAATATGGCTGCAAGGTTCACATCAAAACCGATCCCGATTAAACCAAGAACGAGGCTTATGCCGCCGAACACTTCCGCTCCGACTCCAGGGCTTGAAATGCCGAAGATAATCCCGTATATTCCAATCATAAGAAGCAGGGATGAAACTATCGGGTTTGAGATAATTTCCATAAATGCAAGTGAAACTCCCGGTTCATAAGGAATTATATCCGCTCCGGAAGTGTTGAGTTGCCTGCCCTTTACGTTTTCACCGTCCACCTGTACAAGCAAATCATCGATGTCTTCAGCAATGTACTCGATTACCCCGGCTTCCAGTGCTTCTTCGGCATTCAGGTTGAGGTTTTTGGTGATGAACTCTTCTGCTGCCGTCACATTTCTGTCGTGCTGGCTCGCTTTTTCCTGTGCAAGGGCTACAATTGCGTTTATGATTTTAGAATCATTGATAGGCTGTGAGCCGGTTGGTGATACACTTACCGGTTGGGCTGAACCAATTACGGTAAAGGGTGCCATTGCTGCCACATCGGTGCTGATGAGAATGAGAGTTCCTGCAGACCAGGCCTTTGTACCTTCCGGATATACATATCCGATGACGGGAACCGGCGAGTCGTCTATGTTCTCGATGATTTTCAGGGTTTCATCGAGTCCGCCGCCGGGCGTATTTAAGGTAATTACAAGGGCTTCGTAACCTTCTTCCTCGCAGATTGCAAGTGCATCCGCTACCATATCATCGGCAACAGGTGTAATTGAATCATCCATCTCAAGAACCATAACTTCTTCTGCTGAAGCCATCGGGATCAGCAGTAGAAGGATGAGTATGCAAGAAAAGAAAGAAAGGTATTGGAGCCCTTTCATGTTTCAGATCCTCCGCTTATTTCTTTGCAAAGGCTTCCGTGAGGGCAGCAATATTGCCCGTGTCTCCGGTATTGGTAACTACGACCATATTGCCTTCCCTTGCAACTTCTGCAATGGTCTGGAGTTCCCTGAGTTTGATGGCTACAGGTACATCCTGATACAACTTAGCTGCTTCTTTCATCTTCTCGGCTGCCTTGAATTCACCGTCTGAAAGGATAATACGTGAACGCTTCTCCCTTTCGGCTTCTGCCTGTTTGGCGATTGCGCGAAGCATTGTGTCATCGATACTCACGTCACGCAGGGTTACGGCTGTAACCTTGATTCCCCAGGGATCTGTGGATGCATCCAGCATTGATTGGATATCCCTGTTGACCTCTTCCCTTGATGAAAGGACGTCGTCGAGTTCCATCTGGCCGATAACATCACGAAGGGTGGTCTGGGAAAGCGCTGCGGTCGCAAACTTATAATCTTCGACCTCCGTAATTGCAGATTCGGGGTTGAGCACCTTATAGTACACAACAGCGTCAACGGCCACTGTTACGTTATCATGAGTTATGACTGCCTGTTTTGGGACGTCAATGGTTACGACACGCAGATCAACTTTGACCGCCGTATCAATGATAGGGATTATGAAGAAAATACCGGGGCCTTTCACCCCGCTAAATCTTCCAAGCCTGAAAATCACAACACGTTCGTATTCCTTTACGACCTTAATGGCCTGCGTAAGGATAGCTATCACTACAATAATTGCAAGAATTGTAATTTGTTCGAACACCATGAGTATACCTCTCCCTGGAAGTAATAATTTGTAAATGTTGATAATAAAGGTTGTTGACGAAATATGATTTTTCTTTCAGCAACCTAAATAAACCAGTAGATCAATCACCCCTACAGATACAATGAAAGAGAAATGCAATGACTGCGACGGCGCAGGTTATACTTCCGTATCAAAGGAAAAATGCCCTGAATGCAAGGGTTCCGGCAAACCACGTTCTGTTAATCTTATGTCCCTTTCAGAAAAAGACATGAACAGTTTGTTGAAAGGCTCCGCCGAATGTGAGAAATGTTGTGGGAGCGGAGAAATCGAAGTAAAGGAAGACTGTCTTTCCTGCAAAGGCGCAGGCTATTTCTACAAATGTGAAATGTGTGGCAAACC
The DNA window shown above is from Methanohalophilus levihalophilus and carries:
- a CDS encoding RAD55 family ATPase, with translation MDYSFDGSGSYRTPTGVAGLDVQLGGGVPPGTTILLLAEPGTSSEVFAQQFVYGGLTSGEEVYYFSSEHPINEIVEDMKNFGWDIEGYIDTNQMDFIDAYSLRFYNVLPKHLSIDLSAKDFIKQNIDSMNLLKAVVNEPRKERYRGVIDSMSFFLRAYELSNVVEAIEVISSVGKATNAVQLILMTSGMHDTTVENTMKDICDGVIEFRMKERGSEVERSILIRKMRGMIPPSKTISYNITNKGIELETTTRVL
- the hisI gene encoding phosphoribosyl-AMP cyclohydrolase gives rise to the protein MIDLDELKFDNGLIPAIAQDSETGEVLMFAFMNRESLELTIETGIMHYWSRSRQKLWKKGESSGHLQTVKELLVDCDMDVLLAKIEQEGGACHTGYRSCFYRNIEGDVVGKKIFNPEDIY
- a CDS encoding PINc/VapC family ATPase, with protein sequence MDNSNDLRVVPDTSVVIDGRISEKIRSGEYAGAKIFVPEAVVAEIEAQANRGLEIGYKGLEELQAIQDLAREGEVDVSFVGIRPGPDEVKLAKGGEIDALIRSVGEELDAKFVTGDRIQAEVARARGMNVEYLKPSLFEVTPLKIEDFFTDDTMSVHLKNGVVPMAKRGSIGNVEFVPVRETPCTYGELHYISRELSERARSDNESFIELSASGASVLQIRDMRIAISSPPFSDDIEITAVRPVASVRLEEYRLSEQLKERVLMQRGVLIAGPPGAGKSTFAAGLANYLHENGYVVKTMESPRDLQVPTEITQYAPLEGDMANTADVLLLVRPDYTIYDEVRKTHDFEIFGDMRLAGVGMVGVVHANRAVDAIQRLIGRVELGIIPQVVDTVVFIDKGEVAKVQVLEFTVKVPSGMTEADLARPVIVISDFESGVVEYEIYTFGEQVVVMPVSEVSGKPTWKLAENEIRSVMERYVDGRVEVEIISDSKAVVKVAEFEIPQVIGKGGSTIDKIEKQLGIGIDVRELSGKPDKKGERSRSSSSELRPVVEQTKRHLILDVPELATRDVEILIGQDYLFTATVSRHGEVKIRKNSHVAADILDAIEAGEAIVVKSV
- a CDS encoding UDP-glucose dehydrogenase family protein, yielding MRISIIGSGYVGSVTAACFAALGHEVICIDIDEKKVSQINDGYPPVWEEGLEDLMQKHVGKNLIATSDYEYAVQNTDISFICVGTPSGNDGGIDLSIVGAASKSLGSAIASKSGYHVVVVKSTVVPGTTEDVVLPLIEEYSGRIAGEGFGVAMNPEFLREGRAVDDFMNPDKIVVGAIDERSGALVSELYRDVDCEITYTNPKTAEMIKYTNNSLLATKISFANEIGNICKKLGIDTYEVMNAVGKDFRLSPNFLNSGAGFGGSCFPKDVRALIGKAKEMDYYPSLLESVMEVNELQPLQMVELLQEKIPDLSGKTISVLGLAFKGNTDDIRESRSIPVIKKLLELGAEVKTYDPLASENMENVFDTITYCESSVESLRDADACLIMTEWDEFRDLDEAFSLMKGNLVIDGRHLIDPEALSTEIEYVGICW
- the hisH gene encoding imidazole glycerol phosphate synthase subunit HisH, with product MKNIVIIDYGLGNLRSVQKGLEHAGATVTITKNPDELEHADGLVLPGVGAFNDAMKNIVPFLEGINKFIKSGKPMLGICLGQQMLMEHSEEGEKAEGLGLIPGNVVRFPHSELKVPHMGWNALSIKQEHPFFKGIKDGSFVYFVHSYYVDTDLSHTLASCNYGLDFAASVVNDKGNVMGTQFHPEKSGEVGLKMLRNFVDMC
- a CDS encoding AIR synthase-related protein encodes the protein MDIEGYAKRALSKGEENIEKRLADRIQEIKGSTPEYSLALAKAAVEEAKATLNVEGDVLTSSVSGVSMGRFGVGSRGTGDFYTHEKIAEVIGSTNAVVDSSQLDDSGAVQIDDDKYLVITIDGMHSRLSDFPYLSGFHVARASLRDVYVMGTRPLALLSDIHVADDGDVGMIFDHIAGITTVSELTGIPLITGSTLRIGGDMVIGGRMTGGVGAVGISSSLAARQNTAVGDVILMTEGAGGGTISTTALYYGMHDVIDETINIKFLEACEALLESGLEKKVHAMTDVTNGGVRGDAKEISRTAGVKLIFEEDKLRPLVNTRVLEMLEKLEIDYLGVSLDALLIIAPADIAPAIMECIRNAGVAIDIVGRVEEGTGADLIVDGVTRDFSPRFRESAYTPIKKMMGEEQPDDFETMRKAIDKAANEAIEKKRKVVERLRHLS
- a CDS encoding NfeD family protein, producing MKGLQYLSFFSCILILLLLIPMASAEEVMVLEMDDSITPVADDMVADALAICEEEGYEALVITLNTPGGGLDETLKIIENIDDSPVPVIGYVYPEGTKAWSAGTLILISTDVAAMAPFTVIGSAQPVSVSPTGSQPINDSKIINAIVALAQEKASQHDRNVTAAEEFITKNLNLNAEEALEAGVIEYIAEDIDDLLVQVDGENVKGRQLNTSGADIIPYEPGVSLAFMEIISNPIVSSLLLMIGIYGIIFGISSPGVGAEVFGGISLVLGLIGIGFDVNLAAIFLIGIGIVLLILELQASGFGIFGIAGIICLVAGSVFLVPNDFPRWYGPAEAQMTMIYYVLVPTAIVAIFFAFALYKVIQVRKRKPIVGEDMVGERAEALDEISPENRGYVRYHGEYWKAESEETIHPGEKVEIIGKDGPVLTVKLKENPK
- a CDS encoding slipin family protein, whose protein sequence is MVFEQITILAIIVVIAILTQAIKVVKEYERVVIFRLGRFSGVKGPGIFFIIPIIDTAVKVDLRVVTIDVPKQAVITHDNVTVAVDAVVYYKVLNPESAITEVEDYKFATAALSQTTLRDVIGQMELDDVLSSREEVNRDIQSMLDASTDPWGIKVTAVTLRDVSIDDTMLRAIAKQAEAEREKRSRIILSDGEFKAAEKMKEAAKLYQDVPVAIKLRELQTIAEVAREGNMVVVTNTGDTGNIAALTEAFAKK